From a region of the Listeria monocytogenes ATCC 19117 genome:
- a CDS encoding PTS sugar transporter subunit IIB produces the protein MKNIMLMCNAGMSTSVLVRKMERVVEERNLELTIWAISETDFEKNWRKADAILLGPQVNYMKDKVIETVGDNVSVAVIDIVDYGRMNGEKVLDLAISLL, from the coding sequence ATGAAAAATATTATGTTGATGTGTAATGCGGGAATGTCTACAAGCGTTTTAGTGAGGAAAATGGAACGCGTTGTAGAAGAACGTAATTTAGAACTGACTATCTGGGCTATTTCAGAAACGGATTTCGAAAAAAATTGGCGTAAAGCTGATGCGATTTTACTTGGACCGCAAGTGAATTATATGAAAGATAAGGTTATAGAAACAGTTGGTGATAATGTATCGGTGGCAGTTATTGATATCGTTGATTATGGTCGAATGAATGGTGAAAAAGTATTAGATTTAGCAATTAGTTTATTGTGA